The following proteins come from a genomic window of Lolium rigidum isolate FL_2022 chromosome 5, APGP_CSIRO_Lrig_0.1, whole genome shotgun sequence:
- the LOC124653982 gene encoding uncharacterized protein LOC124653982 — translation MRGSEHTGPAGVEPLERGHATVAAGCGATPASHATGHSSRRSSGVAGSTDSTPHAPPRLSALRPPRRLRCRTGVSRQANVSVSVDRRRWWSQHLRFSGAGYRQQKFSDVSGVRLMGLADFSAASAQVRRQQQEKAAAASHHRERAPQEPAAVGSAAPGQLVNAEDWYALVTGETSRSSMLCLSRSSARLCCSLQVLHLANKGEQAGSQDGLQ, via the exons ATGCGAGGCTCGGAGCACACAGGGCCGGCCGGAGTCGAGCCGCTTGAGCGAGGTCACGCGACCGTGGCGGCGGGCTGCGGGGCGACGCCTGCAAGCCATGCTACAGGTCATTCCTCACGGAGATCTTCAGGCGTGGCTGGCTCCACCGATTCGACTCCTCACGCACCCCCTCGCCTCTCCGCTCTCCGACCACCGCGTCGCCTTCGCTGTCGCACAGGGGTTTCCCGGCAAGCGAACGTCAGCGTGTCCGTGGATCGGCGCCGGTGGTGGAGCCAACATCTTCGCTTCTCCGGGGCCGGCTATCGCCAACAAAAGTTCTCCGACGTCTCCGGCGTTCGACTTATGGGCCTCGCGGACTTCAGCGCCGCCAGCGCGCAAGTCCGGCGGCAGCAGCAAGAAAAGGCCGCGGCGGCATCACATCACCGTGAGCGCGCCCCGCAGGAGCCTGCGGCAGTGGGATCTGCCGCACCAGGCCAGTTAGTCAACGCGGAAGATTGGTATGCCTTGGTCACCGGCGAGACCTCCCGCTCCTCCATGCTCTGCCTGTCCCGGTCGTCGGCCAGGCTGTGCTGCAGCCTGCAAGTTCTTCACCTTGCCAACAAAGGCGAGCAAGCAG GAAGCCAGGACGGCCTCCAGTGA